GGCAAATATGCTGGTACGTGCCCCGATTGTCGCCGAACTTTTACCCGCCCGTTTTCAGGCACCGGGGGATGTCTCCAATGTGGCTCTGCGTCTGCAAAATCTAAGCGGTCCGGCTGGCGATTATCACGCCCGCTTGTCGGCCAGTGATGAATTTTCCATCGCCCAGCCCGACTGGAACGGTGTTTTGGCGCAGGGCCAGCAAATTGAAACTGCATTTGACATTACCGCGCGAAAGATCGGTGTCGGGACGCTGACACTTGATGTTTCCGGGCCGGATGGCTACCGCCAGCAGCGCCAGTGGGATATGGAAGTCCGCCCAGCCCAGCCTTGGGAAAACCACACCGCACAGGCGGAATTGACCGCGGGTGATGTCCTTGATTTCGATGCTGACATCCTCGGTCAGTATTTGCCTGAAACGGTCAATATGAACCTGACCCTGTCCTCGGTTCCCGAAATCAGGGTTCAGGACCTGATCACGGCACTTGATCGCTATCCCTATGGTTGTCTGGAGCAAACCACCAGCCGGGCGTTCCCGTTGCTGTCGTTTGGGGATGCCCAGTCACGCTGGAATGACGTCCGTTTCGATGCGGCCGGTCTGGACGACAAAATCCGTGACGGCATCGTGCGCATTCTTGCCAAGCAGCGCGGCGATGGCAGTTTCGGTTTCTGGGATCGCCATAATGATCCCGAACCGTGGCTGACTGCGTACGCCACCGATTTCCTGACGGCCGCGCGTGCGCGCGGATATACCGTGCTGGATGACCGTTTTGATGATGCGCTGGATTGGATGCAGGACGTTGTGCGCTATGAACAATACCCGCCCGAAGCACGCGCCTATATGGTGCTGGTGCTGGCGCGCAATGATCGGTATTCCGTGTCGAACCTGAAATACGAAGCGGAAAAACTGCTCAATACCGGCATCGGGTCGCTGTCGCGCGCTCAGGTGAATGCCGCCCTGGTGACAGTTGGCGCGGACGCCGATCCGGTTTCAATGGATGACATCCTTCAAAATCTTGGCTCGACCGGGCGCTATTATCACAGCTTCGGCTCGTCCTTGCGCGATCTGTCGGCAATCCTGACCCTGCCAAAGGAAATCTTTGCCAGCGAAACGGAACGCCTGGCCCTTTTGCGGGCTGTCACCGAACAATCCGATCAGGAACGCTATACAAGTACCCAGGAAAAAGGCTGGCTGTTGCAGGCGGCGACCAGCATTACCAAAGATGCCAGCCAGCTGGTTTCCCTGCGTCTGAACGGACGAGACATGGAACCGGCGCGAAGCTATCGCCTGACATTACTGCCCGAACTTGTGACACCGGGATACAAGGTGGAAAATATCGGGGATCACACGGTTTTTGCCCGCTGGTCCGTTACCGGCATTCCGGCCAGCCCACTGGCACCAGAGGCCCATAACCTGTCGATCAAGCGCCAATATTTTGATCTTGATGGCAAACCGGCCTCTTTGGAAAATGTCAAAACCGGTGACCGGTTGATTGTGGTTCTGTCGGGGAAAAGTACGGCCAAACTGTCGCACCGTGCCTTGGTGGTGGATTTGCTGCCTGCCGGGTTTGAAATTGAAAGCAACGCGCATTTCCCTGAACTGGATGGCAAGCTTTCTCTTGGCCCCGATGACGTCTCCTGGACCGATTTCCGCGCCGAACGCGATGACCGGTTCGTCGCCTCGATCAATATTGGCAGTGGCGGTTACGGGCGTTACGAGAAAGCCGATTTCCGCCTGTCTTACGTTGTTCGTGCGGTGACGCCGGGGACCTATATCCTTCCGGCACCTTATATCGAAGATATGTACAAACCGGCCTTCTTCGCCCGTGGTGCGGTGTCCTCGCTTGTGGTCAAACCGATCAACTAACCGCGAAAGACACCCGCCGTGACATTGACATGGCCCAAACCCGGACGCGCTTCTATCATTGTCGGCAGTTTTCTGCTGGCAATGGCGTGTCTGTGGGGGCTTGATCGGGTTTTCCCGCCCAATCTTTCCCGGTTGGATGATCTTTCAACCGTGGTTGAAGGTGAAAATGGCCGCCCGTTGCGGGTTTTTGGCACCGCCGATGGATTGCTGCGGCTGGAAACGCGGATTGCGGAAATTGATCCGAAATATATCCGGTTTCTGAAATCCTATGAGGACCGCCGTTTTGACAGTCACTTTGGCGTTGATCCGCTGGCCCTTATCCGCGCCGTCGGGCAATGGGTGCGGGCAGGGCATGTCGTGTCGGGCGGATCAACACTGACGATGCAGGTTGCCCGCCTTCTGGAGCCGCGTGATCGCACGATCCTATCAAAAATCGTCGAAATGCTGCGCGCCATCCAACTCGAAGCCCATTATTCCAAAACGGAAATCCTTGATATGTATGTCACGCTGGCTCCGTTTGGCGGGCGTGTCGAAGGTATTCGAAGTGCCACCCATGTCTATTTCCGCAAAGAACCCGATCACCTGACAATTGCCGAGGCGGCCTTGCTTACCGTGCTGCCGCAATCGCCCGGCCGTCTGCGCCCGGATCGTTTTCCCGAAACGGCGCGTGCTGCCCGTGACAAGGTGCTGGATCGGCTATATTTAACGAATGCCATTTCCCGGGCCGATTATATCGAAGCTTTGGCGGAACCTTTGCCCGTTGCGCAATATCCGTTGCCGATGCTTGCCCCGCATCTTGCCGAACGGTTGGTCGCAACCAATCGCGATCAGACCCGTATCGTCACGACGATTGATCCGGCCCTTCAGGCTGACCTTCAAAAGCTTGTTGAATTTCAAGGTGGGGATCAAGCCCCCGAACGTTCTGTGGCCATTATGGTTATTGAAAACAGCACGTCAAAGGTCCGTACCCATCTGGGGGCTCGCGATTATCTGGATCGGGCCAGTCACGGGTTCGTCGATATGACGCGTGCCATCCGTTCCCCCGGATCAACGTTAAAGCCGTTCATCTACGCCCTGTCATTTGATGATCACCAGACCCATCCCCAGACCATGATCTGGGATCGGGAAATTGCCGATGGCAGTTACCACCCGACCAACTTCGATCACGGCGAATATGGGCAGATCAGCATTGCTGACGCCCTGCGATTTAGCCTTAACATCCCGGCCGTCAAGGTGCTTGAACGATATGGCCCGATCCGGTTTGCGCAAAGCTTGCGCCGAAATGGCCTTGAAATGCGGTTGCCCGGTGAAGCGCAAAGTCCCAATCTTGCCATGGCGCTTGGCGGGGTTGGCGTGCGCCTTGAAGACCTGATCGGGTTTTATCGGGCGCTGGCTGCGGATCGTAAAAACTGTCCGTTGCAATATCTGCGTGATCGGGCGCCCGTTCCGTGCCTGTCCGACAGCGATATGTTTTCAGTTCGAACTCAAAACTGGATCACGGGTATTTTGCAAAATACGCCGCGTCCTGCGGGATATCGTTGGCAATCGTCGGACAATACCAATGCCCCGCCGATTGCCTTTAAAACCGGTACCTCATATGGCTATCGCGACGCTTGGGCATTTGGCTATGCCGTGGATTATACCGTTGGCGTTTGGGTGGGGAAGGCATCCGGGCAACCGATACCGGGCCAAACCGGCCTTGGCGCTGCCGCCCCCATTTTGTTTTCCGTGTTTGAAAAACTCCCTCGTCCGCCTTTGCCACCGGCCAGGAAAGCGGCCTTTAACCTTTGGAAAGCACCGCCGCCCGACCTTCTTAAGGACTTTTCGCGTCAACAGAAGGGCACGACAAAACAGGGTGCCAACGGCCTTGATATCATTTCCCCTGCCGAGGATGCGGTTTTCCTGCTCGGCGATATTCAGCAGCGCGGCGTGCCGCTGCGTGCCCGCAACGGCCTGCGCCCTCTGATCTGGATCATCAATGGCGTGCCGCTTGTTTCCGACCCTTGGAAACGCAGCGTAAACTGGATGCCCGATGCACCGGGTTTTTACGATATCACCGTGCTTGATCGTCAGGGAGCAGCGCACCATCGCCGCATCACCATTCGTACAGCGTTGCCGTCCGACCGCTAACTCTGTTGATCTTGTTCTTGGTCAAAACGCCAGCGGTGCATTGTCGACGACCTCTTTCATCACAAAAAACGTTCGCGTTTGTCGGACACCGGGAAGCGCAATCAGCTGATCGCCATGCAGGTGATTGAAATCGGCCATGTCGCGGACCCGGATTTTCAGAAAGTAATCGAAATCCCCCGCCACCAGATGGCAATCAAGGATGAACGGAAGTTTCCGGCACGCGGTTTCGAACGCGGCGAAGCTGTCAGGGGTTGAGCGGTCCAGTACCACGCCAACCATCACCAGTGCGGCGCGATCCACCTTGTCCGGGGCGATCTGGGCGCGGATGGAGGTGATATATCCTTCTTCGAACAGGCGTTGCATCCGGCGGTGGCAGGTGGCCGGGCTGACATTGACCCGTTTGGCGATATCGGCATTGCCCATTCGTCCGTCAGTTTGCAGCAGGCGCAAAATCTTTTGATCGATGCGGTCTATCGGGCTGGCATTCGCGGGATTGGCATGCTGCGCCATGAAAGGACCTTCCGTAATTCTGTAAATTTTCGAAATTCTAGGCATATTTTGACGCACGATGAAAGCTTCGCGTGAAAAATTGGTGCGAAGTTCGAGAACACCTTTCACGCGGTTGGCGGTAGCATTTCCCCTTCATGAGGTTCGTTTCCCATGTCGTTCTGCAAATCAGGGAGTGCGCGATGCGCCTGGATAAATTTGAAAAATACAAACTGACCTTTGGCCCGACCCCGATTGAGGCCCTGCCGCGTCTTTCCGCCCATCTTGGCGGCGATGTCGAGCTTTATGCCAAGCGCGAGGATTGCAATTCCGGGCTGGCCTTTGGCGGCAACAAGGTCCGCAAGATGGAATATATCATCCCCGATGCGATCAAATCCGGGGCCGATACCCTTGTCACCATCGGCGGTGTGCAATCCAACCACACAAGGCAGGTTGCGGCCATCGCCGCCAAGATCGGCATGAAATGCCGTCTGGTGCAGGAAAGCTGGGTGCCGTTTAACGATGCGGTTTATGACCGGGTCGGCAACATTCTGATGAGCCGCGTCATGGGGGCGGAGATCGAGCTGGTCGATGAGGGCTTTGATATCGGTATCCGCGAAAGCTGGGAAGCCGCCCTTGAGGATGTGAAGGCCAAGGGCGGGGTGCCTTACCCGATCCCGGCCGGGGCATCGGTGCATAAATATGGCGGTCTTGGTTTTGTCGGCTTTGCCGAGGAAGTCCGCGCCCAGGAAGCCGAGCTTGGCTTTAAATTCGATTA
The Thalassospira xiamenensis M-5 = DSM 17429 DNA segment above includes these coding regions:
- a CDS encoding Lrp/AsnC family transcriptional regulator; amino-acid sequence: MAQHANPANASPIDRIDQKILRLLQTDGRMGNADIAKRVNVSPATCHRRMQRLFEEGYITSIRAQIAPDKVDRAALVMVGVVLDRSTPDSFAAFETACRKLPFILDCHLVAGDFDYFLKIRVRDMADFNHLHGDQLIALPGVRQTRTFFVMKEVVDNAPLAF
- the pbpC gene encoding penicillin-binding protein 1C; the encoded protein is MTLTWPKPGRASIIVGSFLLAMACLWGLDRVFPPNLSRLDDLSTVVEGENGRPLRVFGTADGLLRLETRIAEIDPKYIRFLKSYEDRRFDSHFGVDPLALIRAVGQWVRAGHVVSGGSTLTMQVARLLEPRDRTILSKIVEMLRAIQLEAHYSKTEILDMYVTLAPFGGRVEGIRSATHVYFRKEPDHLTIAEAALLTVLPQSPGRLRPDRFPETARAARDKVLDRLYLTNAISRADYIEALAEPLPVAQYPLPMLAPHLAERLVATNRDQTRIVTTIDPALQADLQKLVEFQGGDQAPERSVAIMVIENSTSKVRTHLGARDYLDRASHGFVDMTRAIRSPGSTLKPFIYALSFDDHQTHPQTMIWDREIADGSYHPTNFDHGEYGQISIADALRFSLNIPAVKVLERYGPIRFAQSLRRNGLEMRLPGEAQSPNLAMALGGVGVRLEDLIGFYRALAADRKNCPLQYLRDRAPVPCLSDSDMFSVRTQNWITGILQNTPRPAGYRWQSSDNTNAPPIAFKTGTSYGYRDAWAFGYAVDYTVGVWVGKASGQPIPGQTGLGAAAPILFSVFEKLPRPPLPPARKAAFNLWKAPPPDLLKDFSRQQKGTTKQGANGLDIISPAEDAVFLLGDIQQRGVPLRARNGLRPLIWIINGVPLVSDPWKRSVNWMPDAPGFYDITVLDRQGAAHHRRITIRTALPSDR
- a CDS encoding 1-aminocyclopropane-1-carboxylate deaminase; protein product: MRLDKFEKYKLTFGPTPIEALPRLSAHLGGDVELYAKREDCNSGLAFGGNKVRKMEYIIPDAIKSGADTLVTIGGVQSNHTRQVAAIAAKIGMKCRLVQESWVPFNDAVYDRVGNILMSRVMGAEIELVDEGFDIGIRESWEAALEDVKAKGGVPYPIPAGASVHKYGGLGFVGFAEEVRAQEAELGFKFDYIVVCTVTGSTHAGMAVGFAADGRADKVVGIDASGTLEQTRAQVLAIAQKTADLVELEGGISDRDITLIEDYAYPAYGVPSDETNEAIRLCGRLEGMMTDPVYEGKSMQGMIDLVKKGYFPKGAKVLYAHLGGVPAINAYSYLYRNG